The Terracoccus luteus genome includes a region encoding these proteins:
- a CDS encoding M14 family metallopeptidase: MRPRKLLLSSVLTVALTGTLGLASTGAAGAAGALGAADDPASTRDLPRRSAPALPAPERVGAPDAAALAEALTTRGPAASAPGQRVADGPLTGFEQRGGSDWTTLEEERRFLRQVDALSDKVSISPAGRTLEGRRLDLVQIGSGPRTQQQVAAGSSVLIACSQHGNEPAGREACLSMIRDLALDESPATKRLLENTTVLVVPTANPDGRAADTRGNSDGIDINRDHLALTTNEAKAIAKIVRDYKPQVVHDAHEYGGARDVYDRDLIRLWPRNLNVDKDVRALAVSLADDYIDPAVQSEGYTTGEYGIFYGPDGSPIAQVAGDEDERIMRNTMGLKHSVGQLVESLVNDFDDDETETENKLRRVRTQTLSLMGTTALVLEKRDQLLSTTRAAAEEATAEGAAGDQPFFFAGADNDLPSSGSVDLSPPCAYTMTVDQLAQVRQTLTLHGVSFTRAGGVVTVSMAQPAQPLIPLLLDARANNELLAATPVECG; encoded by the coding sequence GTGAGACCTCGCAAGCTGTTGTTGTCCTCGGTGCTGACGGTCGCCCTCACCGGCACCCTCGGACTGGCCTCGACCGGCGCGGCCGGAGCCGCCGGAGCCCTCGGTGCCGCCGACGATCCCGCGTCGACGCGCGACCTGCCGCGCCGCAGCGCCCCCGCCCTGCCGGCACCCGAGCGGGTCGGTGCGCCCGACGCCGCCGCGCTGGCCGAGGCCCTGACGACAAGGGGCCCCGCGGCCTCGGCCCCCGGCCAGCGGGTCGCCGACGGACCCCTCACCGGGTTCGAGCAGCGGGGCGGCAGCGACTGGACGACGCTCGAGGAGGAGCGGCGCTTCCTGCGCCAGGTCGACGCCCTCAGTGACAAGGTCTCCATCTCGCCGGCCGGGCGCACGCTCGAGGGCCGGCGTCTCGACCTCGTGCAGATCGGGTCGGGCCCGCGCACGCAGCAGCAGGTCGCCGCCGGCAGCAGCGTGCTCATCGCGTGCTCGCAGCACGGCAACGAGCCGGCCGGCCGCGAGGCCTGCCTGTCGATGATCCGCGACCTCGCCCTCGACGAGAGCCCGGCCACGAAGCGGCTGCTCGAGAACACGACGGTCCTCGTCGTGCCGACCGCCAACCCCGACGGCCGGGCCGCCGACACCCGTGGCAACAGCGACGGCATCGACATCAACCGCGACCACCTCGCCCTGACGACGAACGAGGCCAAGGCGATCGCCAAGATCGTGCGCGACTACAAGCCGCAGGTGGTCCACGACGCCCACGAGTACGGTGGAGCGCGCGACGTCTACGACCGCGACCTCATCCGGCTGTGGCCGCGGAACCTCAACGTCGACAAGGACGTCCGTGCGCTCGCGGTCAGCCTGGCCGACGACTACATCGACCCGGCGGTGCAGTCCGAGGGCTACACGACGGGCGAGTACGGCATCTTCTACGGCCCCGACGGCAGCCCCATCGCCCAGGTCGCCGGTGACGAGGACGAGCGCATCATGCGCAACACGATGGGGCTCAAGCACTCCGTCGGCCAGCTCGTCGAGAGCCTCGTCAACGACTTCGACGACGACGAGACGGAGACCGAGAACAAGCTGCGCCGCGTGCGCACGCAGACCCTCAGCCTCATGGGCACGACCGCCCTCGTCCTCGAGAAGCGCGACCAGCTGCTGTCGACGACCCGTGCCGCGGCCGAGGAGGCGACGGCCGAGGGCGCGGCCGGCGACCAGCCGTTCTTCTTCGCCGGCGCCGACAACGACCTGCCCTCCTCGGGCTCGGTCGACCTGTCCCCGCCGTGCGCGTACACGATGACGGTCGACCAGCTCGCCCAGGTCCGTCAGACGCTGACCCTGCACGGGGTGTCCTTCACCCGCGCCGGTGGCGTCGTCACGGTCTCGATGGCCCAGCCCGCGCAGCCGCTCATCCCGCTGCTGCTCGACGCCCGCGCGAACAACGAGCTGCTCGCGGCGACCCCGGTCGAGTGCGGCTGA